One stretch of Centroberyx gerrardi isolate f3 chromosome 13, fCenGer3.hap1.cur.20231027, whole genome shotgun sequence DNA includes these proteins:
- the zmynd11 gene encoding zinc finger MYND domain-containing protein 11 isoform X1, with amino-acid sequence MNKEIMSRVVKKRQADPKVVQYVWAAIEVIRNQKQIANMDRISKYLSRVFGMHPKETARQLSLAVKDGLVVETLTVGCKGSKAGIEQEGYWLPGDEMEPKAEGSKDWEAESHDWYCFECHLPGDVLMCDNCFRVYHLKCLSEEYKPRDGGSHWQCVVCRGSKKKNLNKQEMCKYLRFIVQRMKERAVDLNKKGKDTKHPMYRRLIHTALDVSNIQENLTEGKYKSFDEFKADAQLIVHNTAILFGVHSDQAEIARLLYSDTCHELNELLLCKNCFYLSNARPDNWFCYPCSPSHEVVWAKMKGFGYWPAKVLQREDNQVDVRFFGHQHQRAWIPADNIQDIKVSVQQLQVKRSMGWKKACEELELYQRFHREGRFWKTKMEDGSQPHQHHQQNQNQSQSQSQSQSQSQSQRQQQEEGNGRTDRLERTDEAESSISSTSNEQVRHLKGSQEPKAKKSRRSQPVEPKEEASDPEPEMEAVSSSQEIPVSSAPQQPEKLSVSTQTKKASGGSPRTLHRSTQTSSDGACQNMCHEKYTKIFNDVKEMMKADNKRETERVVREALEKLRSEMEEEKRQAVNKAVAGAQAEMERKCKQVKEKCKEELVEEVKKMVAQHKQLISQTKKKQWCYNCEEEAMYHCCWNTSYCSIKCQQEHWHADHKRTCRRKR; translated from the exons ATGAATAAGGAAATCATGTCGCGTGTGGTGAAGAAGAGGCAGGCGGACCCCAAGGTGGTCCAGTACGTGTGGGCGGCCATTGAGGTTATACGCAACCAGAAACAAATCGCAAACATGGACAGGATCTCCAA GTACCTGAGCCGTGTGTTTGGCATGCACCCTAAGGAAACAGCCAGACAACTAAGCTTGGCTGTGAAGGACGGCCTGGTGGTGGAGACCTTGACCGTTGGCTGCAAGGGCTCCAAGGCCGGCATCGAACAGGAAGGCTACTGGCTACCCGGGGATGAGATG GAGCCGAAAGCAGAAGGAAGCAAG GACTGGGAGGCAGAGAGCCACGACTGGTACTGCTTCGAGTGTCACCTACCAGGTGACGTCTTGATGTGCGACAACTGCTTCCGGGTCTACCACCTCAAATGCCTGTCAGAGGAGTACAAGCCCAGAGACGGCGGCTCCCACTGGCAGTGTGTCGTCTGCAGG GGCAGTAAAAAGAAGAACCTGAACAAACAGGAGATGTGTAAATACCTGCGCTTCATCGTCCAACGCAtgaaagagagg gCAGTGGACCTGAACAAGAAAGGCAAAGACACTAAACATCCCATGTACAGACGACTGATCCACACCGCGCTGGACGTCTCCAACATCCAGGAG aacCTGACTGAAGGGAAGTATAAGAGTTTTGATGAGTTCAAGGCAGACGCCCAGCTGATCGTTCACAACACGGCCATTTTGTTTGGAG tgcaCAGTGACCAGGCTGAGATCGCACGGTTGCTCTACAGTGACACATGTCATGAG TTGAATGAGTTGTTGTTATGTAAGAACTGTTTCTACCTGTCCAACGCCCGGCCTGACAACTGGTTCTGTTACCCCTGC AGCCCCAGCCATGAGGTGGTCTGGGCCAAAATGAAAGGTTTTGGCTACTGGCCAGCCAAGGTCCTTCAGAGGGAGGACAACCAGGTGGATGTGCGTTTCTTCGGACACCAGCACCAGAG AGCATGGATCCCCGCAGACAACATCCAGGACATCAAGGTGAGcgtccagcagctgcaggtgaAGCGCAGCATGGGCTGGAAGAAAGCCTGCGAGGAGCTGGAGCTCTACCAGCGCTTCCACAGGGAGGGACGCTTCTGGAAAACCAAGATGGAGGACGGCAGCCAGCCACACCAGCACCACCaacagaaccagaaccagagccagagtcagagtcagagccagagccagagccagagccagcgGCAGCAACAGGAAGAGGGCAACGGGAGGACGGACAGGCTGGAGCGGACTGACGAAGCCGAGTCCAGCATCTCCTCCACCAGCAATGAGCAGGTCCGACAT CTCAAAGGAAGCCAGGAGCCCAAGGCTAAGAAGAGTCGCCGCAGTCAACCAGTCGAGCCCAAAGAAGAAGCCAGT gaCCCGGAGCCGGAGATGGAAGCGGTCAGCTCCAGCCAGGAGATCCCCGTGTCCTCGGCCCCCCAGCAGCCGGAGAAGCTGTCGGTGTCCACGCAGACCAAGAAGGCCAGCGGGGGGTCGCCGCGCACCCTGCACCGCAGCACCCAGACCAGCAGCGACGGCGCCTGCCAGAACATGTGCCACGAGAAGTACACCAAGATCTTCAACGACGTCAAGGAGATGATGAAGGCCGACAAcaagagggagacggagagggtCGTCCGAGAGGCTCTGGAGAAG CTCCGTTCggaaatggaggaggagaagcgcCAGGCGGTGAACAAGGCGGTGGCGGGAGCCCAGGCCGAGATGGAGAGGAAGTGTAagcaggtgaaggagaagtgtaaggaggagctggtggaggaggtgaagaagatgGTGGCCCAACACAAGCAGCTCATCTCCCAAACCAAGAAGAAACAGTGG
- the zmynd11 gene encoding zinc finger MYND domain-containing protein 11 isoform X2, whose protein sequence is MNKEIMSRVVKKRQADPKVVQYVWAAIEVIRNQKQIANMDRISKYLSRVFGMHPKETARQLSLAVKDGLVVETLTVGCKGSKAGIEQEGYWLPGDEMEPKAEGSKDWEAESHDWYCFECHLPGDVLMCDNCFRVYHLKCLSEEYKPRDGGSHWQCVVCRGSKKKNLNKQEMCKYLRFIVQRMKERAVDLNKKGKDTKHPMYRRLIHTALDVSNIQENLTEGKYKSFDEFKADAQLIVHNTAILFGVHSDQAEIARLLYSDTCHELNELLLCKNCFYLSNARPDNWFCYPCSPSHEVVWAKMKGFGYWPAKVLQREDNQVDVRFFGHQHQRAWIPADNIQDIKVSVQQLQVKRSMGWKKACEELELYQRFHREGRFWKTKMEDGSQPHQHHQQNQNQSQSQSQSQSQSQSQRQQQEEGNGRTDRLERTDEAESSISSTSNEQLKGSQEPKAKKSRRSQPVEPKEEASDPEPEMEAVSSSQEIPVSSAPQQPEKLSVSTQTKKASGGSPRTLHRSTQTSSDGACQNMCHEKYTKIFNDVKEMMKADNKRETERVVREALEKLRSEMEEEKRQAVNKAVAGAQAEMERKCKQVKEKCKEELVEEVKKMVAQHKQLISQTKKKQWCYNCEEEAMYHCCWNTSYCSIKCQQEHWHADHKRTCRRKR, encoded by the exons ATGAATAAGGAAATCATGTCGCGTGTGGTGAAGAAGAGGCAGGCGGACCCCAAGGTGGTCCAGTACGTGTGGGCGGCCATTGAGGTTATACGCAACCAGAAACAAATCGCAAACATGGACAGGATCTCCAA GTACCTGAGCCGTGTGTTTGGCATGCACCCTAAGGAAACAGCCAGACAACTAAGCTTGGCTGTGAAGGACGGCCTGGTGGTGGAGACCTTGACCGTTGGCTGCAAGGGCTCCAAGGCCGGCATCGAACAGGAAGGCTACTGGCTACCCGGGGATGAGATG GAGCCGAAAGCAGAAGGAAGCAAG GACTGGGAGGCAGAGAGCCACGACTGGTACTGCTTCGAGTGTCACCTACCAGGTGACGTCTTGATGTGCGACAACTGCTTCCGGGTCTACCACCTCAAATGCCTGTCAGAGGAGTACAAGCCCAGAGACGGCGGCTCCCACTGGCAGTGTGTCGTCTGCAGG GGCAGTAAAAAGAAGAACCTGAACAAACAGGAGATGTGTAAATACCTGCGCTTCATCGTCCAACGCAtgaaagagagg gCAGTGGACCTGAACAAGAAAGGCAAAGACACTAAACATCCCATGTACAGACGACTGATCCACACCGCGCTGGACGTCTCCAACATCCAGGAG aacCTGACTGAAGGGAAGTATAAGAGTTTTGATGAGTTCAAGGCAGACGCCCAGCTGATCGTTCACAACACGGCCATTTTGTTTGGAG tgcaCAGTGACCAGGCTGAGATCGCACGGTTGCTCTACAGTGACACATGTCATGAG TTGAATGAGTTGTTGTTATGTAAGAACTGTTTCTACCTGTCCAACGCCCGGCCTGACAACTGGTTCTGTTACCCCTGC AGCCCCAGCCATGAGGTGGTCTGGGCCAAAATGAAAGGTTTTGGCTACTGGCCAGCCAAGGTCCTTCAGAGGGAGGACAACCAGGTGGATGTGCGTTTCTTCGGACACCAGCACCAGAG AGCATGGATCCCCGCAGACAACATCCAGGACATCAAGGTGAGcgtccagcagctgcaggtgaAGCGCAGCATGGGCTGGAAGAAAGCCTGCGAGGAGCTGGAGCTCTACCAGCGCTTCCACAGGGAGGGACGCTTCTGGAAAACCAAGATGGAGGACGGCAGCCAGCCACACCAGCACCACCaacagaaccagaaccagagccagagtcagagtcagagccagagccagagccagagccagcgGCAGCAACAGGAAGAGGGCAACGGGAGGACGGACAGGCTGGAGCGGACTGACGAAGCCGAGTCCAGCATCTCCTCCACCAGCAATGAGCAG CTCAAAGGAAGCCAGGAGCCCAAGGCTAAGAAGAGTCGCCGCAGTCAACCAGTCGAGCCCAAAGAAGAAGCCAGT gaCCCGGAGCCGGAGATGGAAGCGGTCAGCTCCAGCCAGGAGATCCCCGTGTCCTCGGCCCCCCAGCAGCCGGAGAAGCTGTCGGTGTCCACGCAGACCAAGAAGGCCAGCGGGGGGTCGCCGCGCACCCTGCACCGCAGCACCCAGACCAGCAGCGACGGCGCCTGCCAGAACATGTGCCACGAGAAGTACACCAAGATCTTCAACGACGTCAAGGAGATGATGAAGGCCGACAAcaagagggagacggagagggtCGTCCGAGAGGCTCTGGAGAAG CTCCGTTCggaaatggaggaggagaagcgcCAGGCGGTGAACAAGGCGGTGGCGGGAGCCCAGGCCGAGATGGAGAGGAAGTGTAagcaggtgaaggagaagtgtaaggaggagctggtggaggaggtgaagaagatgGTGGCCCAACACAAGCAGCTCATCTCCCAAACCAAGAAGAAACAGTGG
- the zmynd11 gene encoding zinc finger MYND domain-containing protein 11 isoform X4: MLVTLNQRYLSRVFGMHPKETARQLSLAVKDGLVVETLTVGCKGSKAGIEQEGYWLPGDEMEPKAEGSKDWEAESHDWYCFECHLPGDVLMCDNCFRVYHLKCLSEEYKPRDGGSHWQCVVCRGSKKKNLNKQEMCKYLRFIVQRMKERAVDLNKKGKDTKHPMYRRLIHTALDVSNIQENLTEGKYKSFDEFKADAQLIVHNTAILFGVHSDQAEIARLLYSDTCHELNELLLCKNCFYLSNARPDNWFCYPCSPSHEVVWAKMKGFGYWPAKVLQREDNQVDVRFFGHQHQRAWIPADNIQDIKVSVQQLQVKRSMGWKKACEELELYQRFHREGRFWKTKMEDGSQPHQHHQQNQNQSQSQSQSQSQSQSQRQQQEEGNGRTDRLERTDEAESSISSTSNEQVRHLKGSQEPKAKKSRRSQPVEPKEEASDPEPEMEAVSSSQEIPVSSAPQQPEKLSVSTQTKKASGGSPRTLHRSTQTSSDGACQNMCHEKYTKIFNDVKEMMKADNKRETERVVREALEKLRSEMEEEKRQAVNKAVAGAQAEMERKCKQVKEKCKEELVEEVKKMVAQHKQLISQTKKKQWCYNCEEEAMYHCCWNTSYCSIKCQQEHWHADHKRTCRRKR, from the exons GTACCTGAGCCGTGTGTTTGGCATGCACCCTAAGGAAACAGCCAGACAACTAAGCTTGGCTGTGAAGGACGGCCTGGTGGTGGAGACCTTGACCGTTGGCTGCAAGGGCTCCAAGGCCGGCATCGAACAGGAAGGCTACTGGCTACCCGGGGATGAGATG GAGCCGAAAGCAGAAGGAAGCAAG GACTGGGAGGCAGAGAGCCACGACTGGTACTGCTTCGAGTGTCACCTACCAGGTGACGTCTTGATGTGCGACAACTGCTTCCGGGTCTACCACCTCAAATGCCTGTCAGAGGAGTACAAGCCCAGAGACGGCGGCTCCCACTGGCAGTGTGTCGTCTGCAGG GGCAGTAAAAAGAAGAACCTGAACAAACAGGAGATGTGTAAATACCTGCGCTTCATCGTCCAACGCAtgaaagagagg gCAGTGGACCTGAACAAGAAAGGCAAAGACACTAAACATCCCATGTACAGACGACTGATCCACACCGCGCTGGACGTCTCCAACATCCAGGAG aacCTGACTGAAGGGAAGTATAAGAGTTTTGATGAGTTCAAGGCAGACGCCCAGCTGATCGTTCACAACACGGCCATTTTGTTTGGAG tgcaCAGTGACCAGGCTGAGATCGCACGGTTGCTCTACAGTGACACATGTCATGAG TTGAATGAGTTGTTGTTATGTAAGAACTGTTTCTACCTGTCCAACGCCCGGCCTGACAACTGGTTCTGTTACCCCTGC AGCCCCAGCCATGAGGTGGTCTGGGCCAAAATGAAAGGTTTTGGCTACTGGCCAGCCAAGGTCCTTCAGAGGGAGGACAACCAGGTGGATGTGCGTTTCTTCGGACACCAGCACCAGAG AGCATGGATCCCCGCAGACAACATCCAGGACATCAAGGTGAGcgtccagcagctgcaggtgaAGCGCAGCATGGGCTGGAAGAAAGCCTGCGAGGAGCTGGAGCTCTACCAGCGCTTCCACAGGGAGGGACGCTTCTGGAAAACCAAGATGGAGGACGGCAGCCAGCCACACCAGCACCACCaacagaaccagaaccagagccagagtcagagtcagagccagagccagagccagagccagcgGCAGCAACAGGAAGAGGGCAACGGGAGGACGGACAGGCTGGAGCGGACTGACGAAGCCGAGTCCAGCATCTCCTCCACCAGCAATGAGCAGGTCCGACAT CTCAAAGGAAGCCAGGAGCCCAAGGCTAAGAAGAGTCGCCGCAGTCAACCAGTCGAGCCCAAAGAAGAAGCCAGT gaCCCGGAGCCGGAGATGGAAGCGGTCAGCTCCAGCCAGGAGATCCCCGTGTCCTCGGCCCCCCAGCAGCCGGAGAAGCTGTCGGTGTCCACGCAGACCAAGAAGGCCAGCGGGGGGTCGCCGCGCACCCTGCACCGCAGCACCCAGACCAGCAGCGACGGCGCCTGCCAGAACATGTGCCACGAGAAGTACACCAAGATCTTCAACGACGTCAAGGAGATGATGAAGGCCGACAAcaagagggagacggagagggtCGTCCGAGAGGCTCTGGAGAAG CTCCGTTCggaaatggaggaggagaagcgcCAGGCGGTGAACAAGGCGGTGGCGGGAGCCCAGGCCGAGATGGAGAGGAAGTGTAagcaggtgaaggagaagtgtaaggaggagctggtggaggaggtgaagaagatgGTGGCCCAACACAAGCAGCTCATCTCCCAAACCAAGAAGAAACAGTGG
- the zmynd11 gene encoding zinc finger MYND domain-containing protein 11 isoform X3, with product MNKEIMSRVVKKRQADPKVVQYVWAAIEVIRNQKQIANMDRISKYLSRVFGMHPKETARQLSLAVKDGLVVETLTVGCKGSKAGIEQEGYWLPGDEMEPKAEGSKDWEAESHDWYCFECHLPGDVLMCDNCFRVYHLKCLSEEYKPRDGGSHWQCVVCRGSKKKNLNKQEMCKYLRFIVQRMKERAVDLNKKGKDTKHPMYRRLIHTALDVSNIQENLTEGKYKSFDEFKADAQLIVHNTAILFGVHSDQAEIARLLYSDTCHELNELLLCKNCFYLSNARPDNWFCYPCSPSHEVVWAKMKGFGYWPAKVLQREDNQVDVRFFGHQHQRAWIPADNIQDIKVSVQQLQVKRSMGWKKACEELELYQRFHREGRFWKTKMEDGSQPHQHHQQSQSQSQRQQQEEGNGRTDRLERTDEAESSISSTSNEQVRHLKGSQEPKAKKSRRSQPVEPKEEASDPEPEMEAVSSSQEIPVSSAPQQPEKLSVSTQTKKASGGSPRTLHRSTQTSSDGACQNMCHEKYTKIFNDVKEMMKADNKRETERVVREALEKLRSEMEEEKRQAVNKAVAGAQAEMERKCKQVKEKCKEELVEEVKKMVAQHKQLISQTKKKQWCYNCEEEAMYHCCWNTSYCSIKCQQEHWHADHKRTCRRKR from the exons ATGAATAAGGAAATCATGTCGCGTGTGGTGAAGAAGAGGCAGGCGGACCCCAAGGTGGTCCAGTACGTGTGGGCGGCCATTGAGGTTATACGCAACCAGAAACAAATCGCAAACATGGACAGGATCTCCAA GTACCTGAGCCGTGTGTTTGGCATGCACCCTAAGGAAACAGCCAGACAACTAAGCTTGGCTGTGAAGGACGGCCTGGTGGTGGAGACCTTGACCGTTGGCTGCAAGGGCTCCAAGGCCGGCATCGAACAGGAAGGCTACTGGCTACCCGGGGATGAGATG GAGCCGAAAGCAGAAGGAAGCAAG GACTGGGAGGCAGAGAGCCACGACTGGTACTGCTTCGAGTGTCACCTACCAGGTGACGTCTTGATGTGCGACAACTGCTTCCGGGTCTACCACCTCAAATGCCTGTCAGAGGAGTACAAGCCCAGAGACGGCGGCTCCCACTGGCAGTGTGTCGTCTGCAGG GGCAGTAAAAAGAAGAACCTGAACAAACAGGAGATGTGTAAATACCTGCGCTTCATCGTCCAACGCAtgaaagagagg gCAGTGGACCTGAACAAGAAAGGCAAAGACACTAAACATCCCATGTACAGACGACTGATCCACACCGCGCTGGACGTCTCCAACATCCAGGAG aacCTGACTGAAGGGAAGTATAAGAGTTTTGATGAGTTCAAGGCAGACGCCCAGCTGATCGTTCACAACACGGCCATTTTGTTTGGAG tgcaCAGTGACCAGGCTGAGATCGCACGGTTGCTCTACAGTGACACATGTCATGAG TTGAATGAGTTGTTGTTATGTAAGAACTGTTTCTACCTGTCCAACGCCCGGCCTGACAACTGGTTCTGTTACCCCTGC AGCCCCAGCCATGAGGTGGTCTGGGCCAAAATGAAAGGTTTTGGCTACTGGCCAGCCAAGGTCCTTCAGAGGGAGGACAACCAGGTGGATGTGCGTTTCTTCGGACACCAGCACCAGAG AGCATGGATCCCCGCAGACAACATCCAGGACATCAAGGTGAGcgtccagcagctgcaggtgaAGCGCAGCATGGGCTGGAAGAAAGCCTGCGAGGAGCTGGAGCTCTACCAGCGCTTCCACAGGGAGGGACGCTTCTGGAAAACCAAGATGGAGGACGGCAGCCAGCCACACCAGCACCACCaa cagagccagagccagagccagcgGCAGCAACAGGAAGAGGGCAACGGGAGGACGGACAGGCTGGAGCGGACTGACGAAGCCGAGTCCAGCATCTCCTCCACCAGCAATGAGCAGGTCCGACAT CTCAAAGGAAGCCAGGAGCCCAAGGCTAAGAAGAGTCGCCGCAGTCAACCAGTCGAGCCCAAAGAAGAAGCCAGT gaCCCGGAGCCGGAGATGGAAGCGGTCAGCTCCAGCCAGGAGATCCCCGTGTCCTCGGCCCCCCAGCAGCCGGAGAAGCTGTCGGTGTCCACGCAGACCAAGAAGGCCAGCGGGGGGTCGCCGCGCACCCTGCACCGCAGCACCCAGACCAGCAGCGACGGCGCCTGCCAGAACATGTGCCACGAGAAGTACACCAAGATCTTCAACGACGTCAAGGAGATGATGAAGGCCGACAAcaagagggagacggagagggtCGTCCGAGAGGCTCTGGAGAAG CTCCGTTCggaaatggaggaggagaagcgcCAGGCGGTGAACAAGGCGGTGGCGGGAGCCCAGGCCGAGATGGAGAGGAAGTGTAagcaggtgaaggagaagtgtaaggaggagctggtggaggaggtgaagaagatgGTGGCCCAACACAAGCAGCTCATCTCCCAAACCAAGAAGAAACAGTGG